A part of Antennarius striatus isolate MH-2024 chromosome 21, ASM4005453v1, whole genome shotgun sequence genomic DNA contains:
- the h1-0 gene encoding histone H1.0, translated as MTETSAAPAKTKKTVNKPKKPASHPKYSDMIKAAIVNDDSRSGASRQSIQKYVKKNYKVGDNVDVQVKLALKRLVESGMLRHTKGVGASGSFKLTKPEESKKAPKAAATSKPKKAAKPARAKKVVKPKTPSKVAEKPKKSAVKKGAKKVAKKAPPAKAKKAPAKKSKPVKAKAKATKKITKPKPKPTKRAAKAAKKK; from the coding sequence ATGACTGAAACGTCGGCAGCTCCTGCAAAAACCAAGAAGACGGTGAATAAACCCAAGAAACCCGCTTCTCATCCGAAATACTCGGACATGATTAAAGCGGCGATCGTCAACGACGACAGCCGGAGCGGCGCGTCCCGCCAGTCCATCCAGAAGTACGTGAAGAAGAACTACAAGGTGGGCGACAACGTTGACGTGCAGGTGAAACTGGCCCTGAAGCGGCTGGTGGAGAGCGGGATGCTGCGCCACACCAAAGGCGTCGGTGCGTCCGGATCCTTCAAGCTGACCAAACCGGAGGAGTCCAAAAAGGCACCGAAGGCAGCGGCGACCAGCAAACCAAAGAAGGCGGCAAAGCCCGCCAGAGCCAAGAAGGTGGTCAAGCCCAAGACGCCGTCAAAGGTGGCCGAGAAGCCCAAGAAGTCAGCTGTGAAGAAGGGGGCGAAGAAGGTCGCCAAAAAGGCGCCACCGGCCAAAGCCAAGAAAGCGCCAGCAAAGAAGTCCAAACCAGTCAAGGCTAAGGCGAAAGCGACCAAGAAGATTACCAAGCCAAAGCCCAAGCCAACGAAGAGGGCAGCCAAAGCCGCCAAGAAGAAGTAA
- the rhot2 gene encoding mitochondrial Rho GTPase 2 isoform X2, which produces MKQDVRILLLGEPKVGKTSLIMSLVGEEFPEEVPPRAEEITIPADVTPEKVPTHIVDYSEKEQSDEVLRDEIIKANVVCVVYDVTNEDTIDKIRTKWIPLVNGDAEKGNKVPIILVGNKSDLRCGSSMETILPIMNQFSEIETCVECSAKNLKNISELFYYAQKAVLHPTAPLYDPEDKQLKPLCVRALSRIFYISDQDNDRILSDAELNCFQKSCFGNPLAPQALEDVKTVVWKNTSDGVQDNGLTLNGFLFLNTLFIQRGRHETTWTILRKFGYDDNLELTDDYLYPELRVPVGCTAEVNNFGLQFLQQLFDKYDEDKDLALSPTELKNLFCVCPYMPWGPEVCSTVPTTDEGYISKHGFLCQWTLSAYLDIHRCLEHLGYLGYSILTEQESQTAAITVTREREIDLEKRQTQRSVFLCKVIGPRGTGKTAFLQAFVGHSVASKGNSSSAFFPYTINTVQVSKQEKYLILNEVDVELEFLKASDASCDVACLMYDTSDPHSFNYCASIYKHYMDSSIPCVLVASKVDLPEVKQFHGMTPAEFCYKHRLPPPLPFSTLLLDSTSKNIYTKLAWAAMYPHLNGSDMSNTSFWLRVALGSAVVAVLGFAIYRAIARLK; this is translated from the exons atgaagcaaGACGTCAGGATACTTTTATTGGGGGAGC CCAAGGTGGGGAAGACGTCACTGATCATGTCTCTGGTTGGTGAGGAGTTCCCTGAAGAG GTTCCTCCCAGAGCTGAAGAGATCACTATTCCTGCTGATGTGACTCCTGAGAAGGTGCCCACACACATAGTAGACTACTCAG AAAAAGAGCAGAGTGATGAAGTTCTTAGAGATGAGATCATCAAG GCTAATGTGGTTTGTGTAGTGTATGATGTCACCAATGAGGATACGATAGACAAG ATCAGGACTAAATGGATCCCTTTAGTTAATGGAGATGCAGAGAAAGGAAACAA AGTTCCCATCATCCTTGTGGGAAACAAGTCTGATCTACGCTGCGGTAGCTCGATGGAAACCATTCTTCCCATCATGAACCAGTTCTCTGAGATCGAGACATGTGTTGAG TGTTCTGCTAAGAACCTGAAGAACATTTCTGAGCTGTTCTACTATGCACAGAAGGCCGTTCTTCACCCCACTGCTCCTCTTTACGACCCCGAGGATAAACAG CTCAAACCGTTGTGCGTCCGAGCCCTCAGCaggatattttatatttctgatcAGGACAATGACCGTATTCTCAGTGATGCTGAACTCAACTGCTTTCAG AAATCTTGCTTTGGGAATCCTTTGGCACCTCAAGCCCTAGAAGATGTGAAGACAGTAGTTTGGAAGAATACCAGCGATGGAGTTCAGGACAACGGCCTGACCCTAAatg gtttCTTGTTCCTCAACACGTTATTTATCCAGAGGGGCCGACATGAAACCACATGGACGATCCTCAGGAAGTTTGGTTACGACGACAACCTTGAACTGACTGACGATTATCTTTACCCTGA ACTACGAGTTCCTGTTGGCTGCACCGCAGAAGTGAATAATTTCGGTCTCCAGTTCCTCCAGCAGCTCTTTGACAAGTACGATGAA GACAAAGATTTGGCCCTGTCACCGACCGAGCTCAAGAACCTGTTCTGCGTCTGTCCATACATGCCGTGGGGTCCGGAGGTCTGCAGCACGGTTCCGACCACAGACGAGGGCTACATCTCTAAGCACGGCTTCCTTTGTCAGTGGAC GCTTTCTGCATACCTTGACATCCACCGTTGTCTGGAGCACCTAGGATACCTCGGCTACTCGATCCTAACCGAACAGGAGTCACAGACTGCTGCAATCACAG TAACACGAGAGAGAGAAATTGACCTGGAGAAACGCCAAACCCAGAGGTCAGTGTTTCTCTGCAAGGTGATTGGACCACGGGGGACGGGCAAGACAGCGTTCCTCCAGGCCTTTGTGGGACACAGTGTTGCG AGTAAAGGAAATTCCAGTAGTGCCTTCTTCCCCTACACCATAAACACTGTCCAAGTCAGCAAGCAGGAGAAGTacctgatt CTCAATGAGGTTGACGTGGAGTTAGAGTTCCTGAAAGCTTCAGACGCATCCTGCGACGTCGCCTGTCTCATGTACGACACCAGCGATCCACATTCCTTCAACTACTGTGCCAGCATATACAAG CACTACATGGACAGCAGCATCCCCTGTGTGCTGGTCGCCTCCAAAGTGGACCTCCCAGAGGTCAAGCAGTTCCACGGCATGACTCCAGCGGAGTTCTGCTATAAACACCGACTGCCTCCACCGCTGCCCTTCTCCACCCTGCTCCTCGACTCCACCAGCAAAAATATCTACACCAAGCTTGCCTGGGCAGCCATGTACCC ACACCTGAACGGTTCAGACATGAGCAACACATCGTTCTGGCTGAGGGTGGCGTTGGGATCGGCTGTGGTGGCGGTTCTTGGATTTGCCATTTACAGAGCCATTGCCAGACTGAAATGA
- the rhot2 gene encoding mitochondrial Rho GTPase 2 isoform X1, whose translation MKQDVRILLLGEPKVGKTSLIMSLVGEEFPEEVPPRAEEITIPADVTPEKVPTHIVDYSEKEQSDEVLRDEIIKANVVCVVYDVTNEDTIDKIRTKWIPLVNGDAEKGNKVPIILVGNKSDLRCGSSMETILPIMNQFSEIETCVECSAKNLKNISELFYYAQKAVLHPTAPLYDPEDKQLKPLCVRALSRIFYISDQDNDRILSDAELNCFQKSCFGNPLAPQALEDVKTVVWKNTSDGVQDNGLTLNGFLFLNTLFIQRGRHETTWTILRKFGYDDNLELTDDYLYPELRVPVGCTAEVNNFGLQFLQQLFDKYDEDKDLALSPTELKNLFCVCPYMPWGPEVCSTVPTTDEGYISKHGFLCQWTLSAYLDIHRCLEHLGYLGYSILTEQESQTAAITVTREREIDLEKRQTQRSVFLCKVIGPRGTGKTAFLQAFVGHSVASKGNSSSAFFPYTINTVQVSKQEKYLILNEVDVELEFLKASDASCDVACLMYDTSDPHSFNYCASIYKQHYMDSSIPCVLVASKVDLPEVKQFHGMTPAEFCYKHRLPPPLPFSTLLLDSTSKNIYTKLAWAAMYPHLNGSDMSNTSFWLRVALGSAVVAVLGFAIYRAIARLK comes from the exons atgaagcaaGACGTCAGGATACTTTTATTGGGGGAGC CCAAGGTGGGGAAGACGTCACTGATCATGTCTCTGGTTGGTGAGGAGTTCCCTGAAGAG GTTCCTCCCAGAGCTGAAGAGATCACTATTCCTGCTGATGTGACTCCTGAGAAGGTGCCCACACACATAGTAGACTACTCAG AAAAAGAGCAGAGTGATGAAGTTCTTAGAGATGAGATCATCAAG GCTAATGTGGTTTGTGTAGTGTATGATGTCACCAATGAGGATACGATAGACAAG ATCAGGACTAAATGGATCCCTTTAGTTAATGGAGATGCAGAGAAAGGAAACAA AGTTCCCATCATCCTTGTGGGAAACAAGTCTGATCTACGCTGCGGTAGCTCGATGGAAACCATTCTTCCCATCATGAACCAGTTCTCTGAGATCGAGACATGTGTTGAG TGTTCTGCTAAGAACCTGAAGAACATTTCTGAGCTGTTCTACTATGCACAGAAGGCCGTTCTTCACCCCACTGCTCCTCTTTACGACCCCGAGGATAAACAG CTCAAACCGTTGTGCGTCCGAGCCCTCAGCaggatattttatatttctgatcAGGACAATGACCGTATTCTCAGTGATGCTGAACTCAACTGCTTTCAG AAATCTTGCTTTGGGAATCCTTTGGCACCTCAAGCCCTAGAAGATGTGAAGACAGTAGTTTGGAAGAATACCAGCGATGGAGTTCAGGACAACGGCCTGACCCTAAatg gtttCTTGTTCCTCAACACGTTATTTATCCAGAGGGGCCGACATGAAACCACATGGACGATCCTCAGGAAGTTTGGTTACGACGACAACCTTGAACTGACTGACGATTATCTTTACCCTGA ACTACGAGTTCCTGTTGGCTGCACCGCAGAAGTGAATAATTTCGGTCTCCAGTTCCTCCAGCAGCTCTTTGACAAGTACGATGAA GACAAAGATTTGGCCCTGTCACCGACCGAGCTCAAGAACCTGTTCTGCGTCTGTCCATACATGCCGTGGGGTCCGGAGGTCTGCAGCACGGTTCCGACCACAGACGAGGGCTACATCTCTAAGCACGGCTTCCTTTGTCAGTGGAC GCTTTCTGCATACCTTGACATCCACCGTTGTCTGGAGCACCTAGGATACCTCGGCTACTCGATCCTAACCGAACAGGAGTCACAGACTGCTGCAATCACAG TAACACGAGAGAGAGAAATTGACCTGGAGAAACGCCAAACCCAGAGGTCAGTGTTTCTCTGCAAGGTGATTGGACCACGGGGGACGGGCAAGACAGCGTTCCTCCAGGCCTTTGTGGGACACAGTGTTGCG AGTAAAGGAAATTCCAGTAGTGCCTTCTTCCCCTACACCATAAACACTGTCCAAGTCAGCAAGCAGGAGAAGTacctgatt CTCAATGAGGTTGACGTGGAGTTAGAGTTCCTGAAAGCTTCAGACGCATCCTGCGACGTCGCCTGTCTCATGTACGACACCAGCGATCCACATTCCTTCAACTACTGTGCCAGCATATACAAG CAGCACTACATGGACAGCAGCATCCCCTGTGTGCTGGTCGCCTCCAAAGTGGACCTCCCAGAGGTCAAGCAGTTCCACGGCATGACTCCAGCGGAGTTCTGCTATAAACACCGACTGCCTCCACCGCTGCCCTTCTCCACCCTGCTCCTCGACTCCACCAGCAAAAATATCTACACCAAGCTTGCCTGGGCAGCCATGTACCC ACACCTGAACGGTTCAGACATGAGCAACACATCGTTCTGGCTGAGGGTGGCGTTGGGATCGGCTGTGGTGGCGGTTCTTGGATTTGCCATTTACAGAGCCATTGCCAGACTGAAATGA